One region of Eupeodes corollae chromosome 1, idEupCoro1.1, whole genome shotgun sequence genomic DNA includes:
- the LOC129942813 gene encoding bestrophin-2 isoform X1 — translation MTITYTAEVATCRGFGCFLKLLLRWRGSIYKLVWLDLLFFLIAYYGLNIMYRYCLDDYQKKTFEEVVKYCATYSNLIPLSFVLGFYVQIVMTRWWNQYTSIPWPDPIAVFVSSNMHGQDERGRVMRRTVMRYVCLCLTMALINISPRVKKRFPSLDNLVDAGLLVENEKVIIESLNSKFPRHSKHWLPIVWAASIVTRARKEGRIRDDFAVKTIIDELNKFRGQCGLLISYDTISVPLVYTQVVTLAVYSFFLTSVMAQQWIDNKGVTNGVTINIDLYFPIFTTLQFFFYMGWLKVAESLINPFGEDDDDFEVNWMVDRNLQVSYMIVDEMHHEHPELIKDQYWDEIFPNELPYSQATEKFREEHPEASTAKIEVSKSAAMPTNLSSVKIDEMVGKTGQMQAVNYKFPETDPIEEVDDAASGIHFTAGNGKTRQGSSPSLVSLSGTISRVNTVASALKRFLNREETRPGSATPTSEQGNYRFPGSVSSTSLVPQGVAKVPASGSMRITDQVIEEVDEQMTITSQRGADSARPNVKDIFSGSNEMHDRSDPIDVPKYTRVQSNGEPSLFPPGGVDALLSTSAPSSRNPAFASQTVPCSPMGDSTKSLFHQSEKDDGSRETVRMGGPSNFRWFVSPAVEESESKSNLDPTEDDDFEKLRVAREKERLERQKIKLARSISTAPGINLEGEVSMEQLASSQSATAPPVDATTGTEEDPSTVSTSPSQNL, via the exons GTGGCGTGGCAGCATCTACAAATTAGTTTGGCTTGACCTGCTGTTTTTCCTCATAGCGTATTATGGTTTAAATATAATGTATAGGTATTGTTTGGATGATTACCAGAAAAA AACATTCGAAGAAGTCGTTAAATATTGTGCCACTTACAGTAACCTCATTCCACTATCGTTTGTGCTCGGATTCTATGTTCAAATTGTTATGACACGATGGTGGAAtcaatatacgagtataccCTGGCCGGATCCTATAGCCGTTTTCGTCAGCTCAAATATGCACGGTCAAGATGAACGTGGTCGTGTTATGCGCCGAACGGTTATGCGTTATGTGTGTCTTTGCCTTACCATGGCGTTGATTAATATTTCACCTCGAGTTAAGAAACGCTTTCCCAGTTTGGACAACCTTGTGGACGCCGGTCTTCTTGTCGAAAATGAAAAAGTCATTATCGAAAgtctaaattcaaaatttccaaGGCATTCAAAACATTGGTTGCCAATTGTGTGGGCTGCGAGTATAGTTACTCGGGCCCGTAAAGAGGGTAGGATACGTGATGACTTTGCTGTTAAGACAATTATAGACGAATTGAATAAATTCCGTGGGCAATGTGGATTGTTGATCTCATACGATACAATAAGTGTACCCCTCGTTTACACACAAGTGGTAACGCTTGCtgtttattctttctttttaacttctgtAATGGCCCAACAATGGATTGATAACAAAGGCGTTACGAATGGAGTCACCATAAATATCGACTTGTATTTCCCAATTTTTACAACCTTGCAATTTTTCTTCTACATGGGTTGGTTGAAAGTGGCTGAGTCATTGATTAATCCATTTGGCGAGGATGATGACGATTTTGAG GTCAATTGGATGGTCGATCGAAATTTGCAAGTTTCTTATATGATTGTTGATGAAATGCATCACGAGCATCCAGAACTTATTAAGGATCAGTATTGGGATGAGATTTTCCCCAACGAATTACCCTACTCCCAAGCTACAGAGAAGTTCCGCGAAGAGCATCCCGAAGCATCGACAGCTAAAATTGAAGTTTCCAAATCAGCAGCGATGCCCACCAACTTGTCTAGTGTGAAGATCGATGAAATGGTTGGTAAAACAGGTCAAATGCAAGCAGTTAATTATAAATTCCCAGAAACGGATCCTATCGAGGAG GTGGACGATGCAGCTAGTGGAATTCACTTTACTGCTGGCAATGGAAAAACGCGCCAAGGCTCGTCCCCAAGCTTGGTCAGCCTTAGTGGAACAATATCTAGGGTAAATACAGTAGCATCTGCACTAAAACGCTTCTTGAATCGCGAAGAAACTCGTCCTGGCTCGGCAACGCCAACATCTGAGCAAGGTAATTACCGTTTTCCTGGTTCTGTGAGTTCAACAAGTCTAGTTCCGCAAGGTGTTGCTAAAGTTCCTGCAAGTGGAAGCATGCGAATAACGGACCAAGTGATTGAAGAAGTTGACGAACAAATGACAATAACGTCACAACGTGGTGCTGATAGTGCAAGACCCAATGTAAAGGATATATTTAGTGGAAGTAATGAAATGCATGATCGTTCAGATCCTATTGATGTTCCAAAATATACACGTGTGCAATCGAATGGTGAACCATCACTATTTCCTCCAGGTGGAGTTGATGCTTTACTGTCGACTTCAGCTCCGAGTTCAAGGAATCCTGCATTTGCGTCTCAAACTGTACCATGTTCGCCAATGGGTGATAGCACAAAAAGTTTATTCCATCAAAGCGAGAAAGATGATGGAAGCAGGGAGACAG TGCGTATGGGAGGACCAAGCAACTTTCGTTGGTTTGTTTCACCgg caGTGGAGGAATccgaatcaaaatcaaatttggaCCCTACTGAAGACGATGACTTCGAAAAGCTGCGAGTGGCACGTGAAAAAGAGCGACTGGAACGCCAGAAAATAAAACTAGCAAGATCGATAAGTACCGCTCCTGGAATTAATCTAGAGGGAGAGGTTTCTATGGAACAATTGGCTTCATCACAATCGGCAACGGCTCCACCAGTTGATGCAACCACAGGCACAGAGGAAGACCCTTCAACGGTCTCCACATCCCCGTCCCAAAATTTATAG
- the LOC129942813 gene encoding bestrophin-2 isoform X2: protein MTITYTAEVATCRGFGCFLKLLLRWRGSIYKLVWLDLLFFLIAYYGLNIMYRYCLDDYQKKTFEEVVKYCATYSNLIPLSFVLGFYVQIVMTRWWNQYTSIPWPDPIAVFVSSNMHGQDERGRVMRRTVMRYVCLCLTMALINISPRVKKRFPSLDNLVDAGLLVENEKVIIESLNSKFPRHSKHWLPIVWAASIVTRARKEGRIRDDFAVKTIIDELNKFRGQCGLLISYDTISVPLVYTQVVTLAVYSFFLTSVMAQQWIDNKGVTNGVTINIDLYFPIFTTLQFFFYMGWLKVAESLINPFGEDDDDFEVNWMVDRNLQVSYMIVDEMHHEHPELIKDQYWDEIFPNELPYSQATEKFREEHPEASTAKIEVSKSAAMPTNLSSVKIDEMVGKTGQMQAVNYKFPETDPIEEVDDAASGIHFTAGNGKTRQGSSPSLVSLSGTISRVNTVASALKRFLNREETRPGSATPTSEQGNYRFPGSVSSTSLVPQGVAKVPASGSMRITDQVIEEVDEQMTITSQRGADSARPNVKDIFSGSNEMHDRSDPIDVPKYTRVQSNGEPSLFPPGGVDALLSTSAPSSRNPAFASQTVPCSPMGDSTKSLFHQSEKDDGSRETVRMGGPSNFRWFVSPVEESESKSNLDPTEDDDFEKLRVAREKERLERQKIKLARSISTAPGINLEGEVSMEQLASSQSATAPPVDATTGTEEDPSTVSTSPSQNL, encoded by the exons GTGGCGTGGCAGCATCTACAAATTAGTTTGGCTTGACCTGCTGTTTTTCCTCATAGCGTATTATGGTTTAAATATAATGTATAGGTATTGTTTGGATGATTACCAGAAAAA AACATTCGAAGAAGTCGTTAAATATTGTGCCACTTACAGTAACCTCATTCCACTATCGTTTGTGCTCGGATTCTATGTTCAAATTGTTATGACACGATGGTGGAAtcaatatacgagtataccCTGGCCGGATCCTATAGCCGTTTTCGTCAGCTCAAATATGCACGGTCAAGATGAACGTGGTCGTGTTATGCGCCGAACGGTTATGCGTTATGTGTGTCTTTGCCTTACCATGGCGTTGATTAATATTTCACCTCGAGTTAAGAAACGCTTTCCCAGTTTGGACAACCTTGTGGACGCCGGTCTTCTTGTCGAAAATGAAAAAGTCATTATCGAAAgtctaaattcaaaatttccaaGGCATTCAAAACATTGGTTGCCAATTGTGTGGGCTGCGAGTATAGTTACTCGGGCCCGTAAAGAGGGTAGGATACGTGATGACTTTGCTGTTAAGACAATTATAGACGAATTGAATAAATTCCGTGGGCAATGTGGATTGTTGATCTCATACGATACAATAAGTGTACCCCTCGTTTACACACAAGTGGTAACGCTTGCtgtttattctttctttttaacttctgtAATGGCCCAACAATGGATTGATAACAAAGGCGTTACGAATGGAGTCACCATAAATATCGACTTGTATTTCCCAATTTTTACAACCTTGCAATTTTTCTTCTACATGGGTTGGTTGAAAGTGGCTGAGTCATTGATTAATCCATTTGGCGAGGATGATGACGATTTTGAG GTCAATTGGATGGTCGATCGAAATTTGCAAGTTTCTTATATGATTGTTGATGAAATGCATCACGAGCATCCAGAACTTATTAAGGATCAGTATTGGGATGAGATTTTCCCCAACGAATTACCCTACTCCCAAGCTACAGAGAAGTTCCGCGAAGAGCATCCCGAAGCATCGACAGCTAAAATTGAAGTTTCCAAATCAGCAGCGATGCCCACCAACTTGTCTAGTGTGAAGATCGATGAAATGGTTGGTAAAACAGGTCAAATGCAAGCAGTTAATTATAAATTCCCAGAAACGGATCCTATCGAGGAG GTGGACGATGCAGCTAGTGGAATTCACTTTACTGCTGGCAATGGAAAAACGCGCCAAGGCTCGTCCCCAAGCTTGGTCAGCCTTAGTGGAACAATATCTAGGGTAAATACAGTAGCATCTGCACTAAAACGCTTCTTGAATCGCGAAGAAACTCGTCCTGGCTCGGCAACGCCAACATCTGAGCAAGGTAATTACCGTTTTCCTGGTTCTGTGAGTTCAACAAGTCTAGTTCCGCAAGGTGTTGCTAAAGTTCCTGCAAGTGGAAGCATGCGAATAACGGACCAAGTGATTGAAGAAGTTGACGAACAAATGACAATAACGTCACAACGTGGTGCTGATAGTGCAAGACCCAATGTAAAGGATATATTTAGTGGAAGTAATGAAATGCATGATCGTTCAGATCCTATTGATGTTCCAAAATATACACGTGTGCAATCGAATGGTGAACCATCACTATTTCCTCCAGGTGGAGTTGATGCTTTACTGTCGACTTCAGCTCCGAGTTCAAGGAATCCTGCATTTGCGTCTCAAACTGTACCATGTTCGCCAATGGGTGATAGCACAAAAAGTTTATTCCATCAAAGCGAGAAAGATGATGGAAGCAGGGAGACAG TGCGTATGGGAGGACCAAGCAACTTTCGTTGGTTTGTTTCACCgg TGGAGGAATccgaatcaaaatcaaatttggaCCCTACTGAAGACGATGACTTCGAAAAGCTGCGAGTGGCACGTGAAAAAGAGCGACTGGAACGCCAGAAAATAAAACTAGCAAGATCGATAAGTACCGCTCCTGGAATTAATCTAGAGGGAGAGGTTTCTATGGAACAATTGGCTTCATCACAATCGGCAACGGCTCCACCAGTTGATGCAACCACAGGCACAGAGGAAGACCCTTCAACGGTCTCCACATCCCCGTCCCAAAATTTATAG
- the LOC129942813 gene encoding bestrophin-2 isoform X4, which yields MTITYTAEVATCRGFGCFLKLLLRWRGSIYKLVWLDLLFFLIAYYGLNIMYRYCLDDYQKKTFEEVVKYCATYSNLIPLSFVLGFYVQIVMTRWWNQYTSIPWPDPIAVFVSSNMHGQDERGRVMRRTVMRYVCLCLTMALINISPRVKKRFPSLDNLVDAGLLVENEKVIIESLNSKFPRHSKHWLPIVWAASIVTRARKEGRIRDDFAVKTIIDELNKFRGQCGLLISYDTISVPLVYTQVVTLAVYSFFLTSVMAQQWIDNKGVTNGVTINIDLYFPIFTTLQFFFYMGWLKVAESLINPFGEDDDDFEVNWMVDRNLQVSYMIVDEMHHEHPELIKDQYWDEIFPNELPYSQATEKFREEHPEASTAKIEVSKSAAMPTNLSSVKIDEMVGKTGQMQAVNYKFPETDPIEEVDDAASGIHFTAGNGKTRQGSSPSLVSLSGTISRVNTVASALKRFLNREETRPGSATPTSEQGNYRFPGSVSSTSLVPQGVAKVPASGSMRITDQVIEEVDEQMTITSQRGADSARPNVKDIFSGSNEMHDRSDPIDVPKYTRVQSNGEPSLFPPGGVDALLSTSAPSSRNPAFASQTVPCSPMGDSTKSLFHQSEKDDGSRETVEESESKSNLDPTEDDDFEKLRVAREKERLERQKIKLARSISTAPGINLEGEVSMEQLASSQSATAPPVDATTGTEEDPSTVSTSPSQNL from the exons GTGGCGTGGCAGCATCTACAAATTAGTTTGGCTTGACCTGCTGTTTTTCCTCATAGCGTATTATGGTTTAAATATAATGTATAGGTATTGTTTGGATGATTACCAGAAAAA AACATTCGAAGAAGTCGTTAAATATTGTGCCACTTACAGTAACCTCATTCCACTATCGTTTGTGCTCGGATTCTATGTTCAAATTGTTATGACACGATGGTGGAAtcaatatacgagtataccCTGGCCGGATCCTATAGCCGTTTTCGTCAGCTCAAATATGCACGGTCAAGATGAACGTGGTCGTGTTATGCGCCGAACGGTTATGCGTTATGTGTGTCTTTGCCTTACCATGGCGTTGATTAATATTTCACCTCGAGTTAAGAAACGCTTTCCCAGTTTGGACAACCTTGTGGACGCCGGTCTTCTTGTCGAAAATGAAAAAGTCATTATCGAAAgtctaaattcaaaatttccaaGGCATTCAAAACATTGGTTGCCAATTGTGTGGGCTGCGAGTATAGTTACTCGGGCCCGTAAAGAGGGTAGGATACGTGATGACTTTGCTGTTAAGACAATTATAGACGAATTGAATAAATTCCGTGGGCAATGTGGATTGTTGATCTCATACGATACAATAAGTGTACCCCTCGTTTACACACAAGTGGTAACGCTTGCtgtttattctttctttttaacttctgtAATGGCCCAACAATGGATTGATAACAAAGGCGTTACGAATGGAGTCACCATAAATATCGACTTGTATTTCCCAATTTTTACAACCTTGCAATTTTTCTTCTACATGGGTTGGTTGAAAGTGGCTGAGTCATTGATTAATCCATTTGGCGAGGATGATGACGATTTTGAG GTCAATTGGATGGTCGATCGAAATTTGCAAGTTTCTTATATGATTGTTGATGAAATGCATCACGAGCATCCAGAACTTATTAAGGATCAGTATTGGGATGAGATTTTCCCCAACGAATTACCCTACTCCCAAGCTACAGAGAAGTTCCGCGAAGAGCATCCCGAAGCATCGACAGCTAAAATTGAAGTTTCCAAATCAGCAGCGATGCCCACCAACTTGTCTAGTGTGAAGATCGATGAAATGGTTGGTAAAACAGGTCAAATGCAAGCAGTTAATTATAAATTCCCAGAAACGGATCCTATCGAGGAG GTGGACGATGCAGCTAGTGGAATTCACTTTACTGCTGGCAATGGAAAAACGCGCCAAGGCTCGTCCCCAAGCTTGGTCAGCCTTAGTGGAACAATATCTAGGGTAAATACAGTAGCATCTGCACTAAAACGCTTCTTGAATCGCGAAGAAACTCGTCCTGGCTCGGCAACGCCAACATCTGAGCAAGGTAATTACCGTTTTCCTGGTTCTGTGAGTTCAACAAGTCTAGTTCCGCAAGGTGTTGCTAAAGTTCCTGCAAGTGGAAGCATGCGAATAACGGACCAAGTGATTGAAGAAGTTGACGAACAAATGACAATAACGTCACAACGTGGTGCTGATAGTGCAAGACCCAATGTAAAGGATATATTTAGTGGAAGTAATGAAATGCATGATCGTTCAGATCCTATTGATGTTCCAAAATATACACGTGTGCAATCGAATGGTGAACCATCACTATTTCCTCCAGGTGGAGTTGATGCTTTACTGTCGACTTCAGCTCCGAGTTCAAGGAATCCTGCATTTGCGTCTCAAACTGTACCATGTTCGCCAATGGGTGATAGCACAAAAAGTTTATTCCATCAAAGCGAGAAAGATGATGGAAGCAGGGAGACAG TGGAGGAATccgaatcaaaatcaaatttggaCCCTACTGAAGACGATGACTTCGAAAAGCTGCGAGTGGCACGTGAAAAAGAGCGACTGGAACGCCAGAAAATAAAACTAGCAAGATCGATAAGTACCGCTCCTGGAATTAATCTAGAGGGAGAGGTTTCTATGGAACAATTGGCTTCATCACAATCGGCAACGGCTCCACCAGTTGATGCAACCACAGGCACAGAGGAAGACCCTTCAACGGTCTCCACATCCCCGTCCCAAAATTTATAG
- the LOC129942813 gene encoding bestrophin-4 isoform X6 has product MTITYTAEVATCRGFGCFLKLLLRWRGSIYKLVWLDLLFFLIAYYGLNIMYRYCLDDYQKKTFEEVVKYCATYSNLIPLSFVLGFYVQIVMTRWWNQYTSIPWPDPIAVFVSSNMHGQDERGRVMRRTVMRYVCLCLTMALINISPRVKKRFPSLDNLVDAGLLVENEKVIIESLNSKFPRHSKHWLPIVWAASIVTRARKEGRIRDDFAVKTIIDELNKFRGQCGLLISYDTISVPLVYTQVVTLAVYSFFLTSVMAQQWIDNKGVTNGVTINIDLYFPIFTTLQFFFYMGWLKVAESLINPFGEDDDDFEVNWMVDRNLQVSYMIVDEMHHEHPELIKDQYWDEIFPNELPYSQATEKFREEHPEASTAKIEVSKSAAMPTNLSSVKIDEMVDDAASGIHFTAGNGKTRQGSSPSLVSLSGTISRVNTVASALKRFLNREETRPGSATPTSEQGNYRFPGSVSSTSLVPQGVAKVPASGSMRITDQVIEEVDEQMTITSQRGADSARPNVKDIFSGSNEMHDRSDPIDVPKYTRVQSNGEPSLFPPGGVDALLSTSAPSSRNPAFASQTVPCSPMGDSTKSLFHQSEKDDGSRETVEESESKSNLDPTEDDDFEKLRVAREKERLERQKIKLARSISTAPGINLEGEVSMEQLASSQSATAPPVDATTGTEEDPSTVSTSPSQNL; this is encoded by the exons GTGGCGTGGCAGCATCTACAAATTAGTTTGGCTTGACCTGCTGTTTTTCCTCATAGCGTATTATGGTTTAAATATAATGTATAGGTATTGTTTGGATGATTACCAGAAAAA AACATTCGAAGAAGTCGTTAAATATTGTGCCACTTACAGTAACCTCATTCCACTATCGTTTGTGCTCGGATTCTATGTTCAAATTGTTATGACACGATGGTGGAAtcaatatacgagtataccCTGGCCGGATCCTATAGCCGTTTTCGTCAGCTCAAATATGCACGGTCAAGATGAACGTGGTCGTGTTATGCGCCGAACGGTTATGCGTTATGTGTGTCTTTGCCTTACCATGGCGTTGATTAATATTTCACCTCGAGTTAAGAAACGCTTTCCCAGTTTGGACAACCTTGTGGACGCCGGTCTTCTTGTCGAAAATGAAAAAGTCATTATCGAAAgtctaaattcaaaatttccaaGGCATTCAAAACATTGGTTGCCAATTGTGTGGGCTGCGAGTATAGTTACTCGGGCCCGTAAAGAGGGTAGGATACGTGATGACTTTGCTGTTAAGACAATTATAGACGAATTGAATAAATTCCGTGGGCAATGTGGATTGTTGATCTCATACGATACAATAAGTGTACCCCTCGTTTACACACAAGTGGTAACGCTTGCtgtttattctttctttttaacttctgtAATGGCCCAACAATGGATTGATAACAAAGGCGTTACGAATGGAGTCACCATAAATATCGACTTGTATTTCCCAATTTTTACAACCTTGCAATTTTTCTTCTACATGGGTTGGTTGAAAGTGGCTGAGTCATTGATTAATCCATTTGGCGAGGATGATGACGATTTTGAG GTCAATTGGATGGTCGATCGAAATTTGCAAGTTTCTTATATGATTGTTGATGAAATGCATCACGAGCATCCAGAACTTATTAAGGATCAGTATTGGGATGAGATTTTCCCCAACGAATTACCCTACTCCCAAGCTACAGAGAAGTTCCGCGAAGAGCATCCCGAAGCATCGACAGCTAAAATTGAAGTTTCCAAATCAGCAGCGATGCCCACCAACTTGTCTAGTGTGAAGATCGATGAAATG GTGGACGATGCAGCTAGTGGAATTCACTTTACTGCTGGCAATGGAAAAACGCGCCAAGGCTCGTCCCCAAGCTTGGTCAGCCTTAGTGGAACAATATCTAGGGTAAATACAGTAGCATCTGCACTAAAACGCTTCTTGAATCGCGAAGAAACTCGTCCTGGCTCGGCAACGCCAACATCTGAGCAAGGTAATTACCGTTTTCCTGGTTCTGTGAGTTCAACAAGTCTAGTTCCGCAAGGTGTTGCTAAAGTTCCTGCAAGTGGAAGCATGCGAATAACGGACCAAGTGATTGAAGAAGTTGACGAACAAATGACAATAACGTCACAACGTGGTGCTGATAGTGCAAGACCCAATGTAAAGGATATATTTAGTGGAAGTAATGAAATGCATGATCGTTCAGATCCTATTGATGTTCCAAAATATACACGTGTGCAATCGAATGGTGAACCATCACTATTTCCTCCAGGTGGAGTTGATGCTTTACTGTCGACTTCAGCTCCGAGTTCAAGGAATCCTGCATTTGCGTCTCAAACTGTACCATGTTCGCCAATGGGTGATAGCACAAAAAGTTTATTCCATCAAAGCGAGAAAGATGATGGAAGCAGGGAGACAG TGGAGGAATccgaatcaaaatcaaatttggaCCCTACTGAAGACGATGACTTCGAAAAGCTGCGAGTGGCACGTGAAAAAGAGCGACTGGAACGCCAGAAAATAAAACTAGCAAGATCGATAAGTACCGCTCCTGGAATTAATCTAGAGGGAGAGGTTTCTATGGAACAATTGGCTTCATCACAATCGGCAACGGCTCCACCAGTTGATGCAACCACAGGCACAGAGGAAGACCCTTCAACGGTCTCCACATCCCCGTCCCAAAATTTATAG
- the LOC129942813 gene encoding bestrophin-4 isoform X5, with translation MTITYTAEVATCRGFGCFLKLLLRWRGSIYKLVWLDLLFFLIAYYGLNIMYRYCLDDYQKKTFEEVVKYCATYSNLIPLSFVLGFYVQIVMTRWWNQYTSIPWPDPIAVFVSSNMHGQDERGRVMRRTVMRYVCLCLTMALINISPRVKKRFPSLDNLVDAGLLVENEKVIIESLNSKFPRHSKHWLPIVWAASIVTRARKEGRIRDDFAVKTIIDELNKFRGQCGLLISYDTISVPLVYTQVVTLAVYSFFLTSVMAQQWIDNKGVTNGVTINIDLYFPIFTTLQFFFYMGWLKVAESLINPFGEDDDDFEVNWMVDRNLQVSYMIVDEMHHEHPELIKDQYWDEIFPNELPYSQATEKFREEHPEASTAKIEVSKSAAMPTNLSSVKIDEMVDDAASGIHFTAGNGKTRQGSSPSLVSLSGTISRVNTVASALKRFLNREETRPGSATPTSEQGNYRFPGSVSSTSLVPQGVAKVPASGSMRITDQVIEEVDEQMTITSQRGADSARPNVKDIFSGSNEMHDRSDPIDVPKYTRVQSNGEPSLFPPGGVDALLSTSAPSSRNPAFASQTVPCSPMGDSTKSLFHQSEKDDGSRETVRMGGPSNFRWFVSPAVEESESKSNLDPTEDDDFEKLRVAREKERLERQKIKLARSISTAPGINLEGEVSMEQLASSQSATAPPVDATTGTEEDPSTVSTSPSQNL, from the exons GTGGCGTGGCAGCATCTACAAATTAGTTTGGCTTGACCTGCTGTTTTTCCTCATAGCGTATTATGGTTTAAATATAATGTATAGGTATTGTTTGGATGATTACCAGAAAAA AACATTCGAAGAAGTCGTTAAATATTGTGCCACTTACAGTAACCTCATTCCACTATCGTTTGTGCTCGGATTCTATGTTCAAATTGTTATGACACGATGGTGGAAtcaatatacgagtataccCTGGCCGGATCCTATAGCCGTTTTCGTCAGCTCAAATATGCACGGTCAAGATGAACGTGGTCGTGTTATGCGCCGAACGGTTATGCGTTATGTGTGTCTTTGCCTTACCATGGCGTTGATTAATATTTCACCTCGAGTTAAGAAACGCTTTCCCAGTTTGGACAACCTTGTGGACGCCGGTCTTCTTGTCGAAAATGAAAAAGTCATTATCGAAAgtctaaattcaaaatttccaaGGCATTCAAAACATTGGTTGCCAATTGTGTGGGCTGCGAGTATAGTTACTCGGGCCCGTAAAGAGGGTAGGATACGTGATGACTTTGCTGTTAAGACAATTATAGACGAATTGAATAAATTCCGTGGGCAATGTGGATTGTTGATCTCATACGATACAATAAGTGTACCCCTCGTTTACACACAAGTGGTAACGCTTGCtgtttattctttctttttaacttctgtAATGGCCCAACAATGGATTGATAACAAAGGCGTTACGAATGGAGTCACCATAAATATCGACTTGTATTTCCCAATTTTTACAACCTTGCAATTTTTCTTCTACATGGGTTGGTTGAAAGTGGCTGAGTCATTGATTAATCCATTTGGCGAGGATGATGACGATTTTGAG GTCAATTGGATGGTCGATCGAAATTTGCAAGTTTCTTATATGATTGTTGATGAAATGCATCACGAGCATCCAGAACTTATTAAGGATCAGTATTGGGATGAGATTTTCCCCAACGAATTACCCTACTCCCAAGCTACAGAGAAGTTCCGCGAAGAGCATCCCGAAGCATCGACAGCTAAAATTGAAGTTTCCAAATCAGCAGCGATGCCCACCAACTTGTCTAGTGTGAAGATCGATGAAATG GTGGACGATGCAGCTAGTGGAATTCACTTTACTGCTGGCAATGGAAAAACGCGCCAAGGCTCGTCCCCAAGCTTGGTCAGCCTTAGTGGAACAATATCTAGGGTAAATACAGTAGCATCTGCACTAAAACGCTTCTTGAATCGCGAAGAAACTCGTCCTGGCTCGGCAACGCCAACATCTGAGCAAGGTAATTACCGTTTTCCTGGTTCTGTGAGTTCAACAAGTCTAGTTCCGCAAGGTGTTGCTAAAGTTCCTGCAAGTGGAAGCATGCGAATAACGGACCAAGTGATTGAAGAAGTTGACGAACAAATGACAATAACGTCACAACGTGGTGCTGATAGTGCAAGACCCAATGTAAAGGATATATTTAGTGGAAGTAATGAAATGCATGATCGTTCAGATCCTATTGATGTTCCAAAATATACACGTGTGCAATCGAATGGTGAACCATCACTATTTCCTCCAGGTGGAGTTGATGCTTTACTGTCGACTTCAGCTCCGAGTTCAAGGAATCCTGCATTTGCGTCTCAAACTGTACCATGTTCGCCAATGGGTGATAGCACAAAAAGTTTATTCCATCAAAGCGAGAAAGATGATGGAAGCAGGGAGACAG TGCGTATGGGAGGACCAAGCAACTTTCGTTGGTTTGTTTCACCgg caGTGGAGGAATccgaatcaaaatcaaatttggaCCCTACTGAAGACGATGACTTCGAAAAGCTGCGAGTGGCACGTGAAAAAGAGCGACTGGAACGCCAGAAAATAAAACTAGCAAGATCGATAAGTACCGCTCCTGGAATTAATCTAGAGGGAGAGGTTTCTATGGAACAATTGGCTTCATCACAATCGGCAACGGCTCCACCAGTTGATGCAACCACAGGCACAGAGGAAGACCCTTCAACGGTCTCCACATCCCCGTCCCAAAATTTATAG